In a genomic window of Lepisosteus oculatus isolate fLepOcu1 chromosome 3, fLepOcu1.hap2, whole genome shotgun sequence:
- the cd8a gene encoding T-cell surface glycoprotein CD8 alpha chain isoform X1 codes for MLRAAGLVALCSLLLHPKPTCTQEPITGTEGGSVKINCKLSHSGSESTVYWFRVKDKTTDTLVAVNSLGKPKPEGTNSKFTPDKRSGTYTLEIKQFRSAEDTGLYSCAALVNSRLSLGALTKVSAKEQTPTATKAKPTEKTTRPLITNKPCNTSASVPKAVQRNLALSCDVIVWAPLSAGCGLLFLILIITITYCNKVRTRRCPHHYKRRPKKEVNGRPSVPDRYV; via the exons ATGCTGAGGGCGGCCGGACTCGTGGCGCTGTGCAGCCTCCTGCTCCATCCGAAGC cGACTTGTACGCAAGAACCCATAACTGGAACAGAGGGGGGTTCGGTGAAGATCAACTGCAAACTGAGCCATAGCGGCTCGGAGTCCACAGTGTACTGGTTCCGAGTCAAAGACAAGACCACCGACACCTTGGTTGCCGTGAACAGTCTGGGGAAACCAAAGCCTGAAGGTACCAACAGCAAGTTCACACCCGACAAACGTTCGGGGACGTACACGCTGGAAATCAAGCAGTTCAGGTCGGCAGAAGACACCGGATTGTACAGCTGCGCCGCGCTCGTCAATTCTAGACTGAGTTTAGGGGCTCTGACGAAAGTTTCAGCAAAAG AACAAACGCCTACCGCCACTAAGGCGAAGCCCACAGAGAAGACGACGCGCCCGCTGATCACGAACAAGCCGTGTAACACGTCGGCCTCAG TGCCAAAGGCCGTGCAGCGCAACCTTGCATTGAGCTGTGATGTCATCGTGTGGGCCCCACTGTCTGCGGGCTGTGGGCTGCTCTTCCTCATCCTCATCATCACCATTACCTACTGCAACA aggtCCGAACGAGACGCTGTCCTCACCACTACAAGAGAAG ACCAAAGAAGGAAGTAAACGGAAGACCATCGGTTCCGGACAGATATGTTTAA
- the cd8a gene encoding T-cell surface glycoprotein CD8 alpha chain isoform X2, translating into MLRAAGLVALCSLLLHPKPTCTQEPITGTEGGSVKINCKLSHSGSESTVYWFRVKDKTTDTLVAVNSLGKPKPEGTNSKFTPDKRSGTYTLEIKQFRSAEDTGLYSCAALVNSRLSLGALTKVSAKEQTPTATKAKPTEKTTRPLITNKPCNTSASEVRTRRCPHHYKRRPKKEVNGRPSVPDRYV; encoded by the exons ATGCTGAGGGCGGCCGGACTCGTGGCGCTGTGCAGCCTCCTGCTCCATCCGAAGC cGACTTGTACGCAAGAACCCATAACTGGAACAGAGGGGGGTTCGGTGAAGATCAACTGCAAACTGAGCCATAGCGGCTCGGAGTCCACAGTGTACTGGTTCCGAGTCAAAGACAAGACCACCGACACCTTGGTTGCCGTGAACAGTCTGGGGAAACCAAAGCCTGAAGGTACCAACAGCAAGTTCACACCCGACAAACGTTCGGGGACGTACACGCTGGAAATCAAGCAGTTCAGGTCGGCAGAAGACACCGGATTGTACAGCTGCGCCGCGCTCGTCAATTCTAGACTGAGTTTAGGGGCTCTGACGAAAGTTTCAGCAAAAG AACAAACGCCTACCGCCACTAAGGCGAAGCCCACAGAGAAGACGACGCGCCCGCTGATCACGAACAAGCCGTGTAACACGTCGGCCTCAG aggtCCGAACGAGACGCTGTCCTCACCACTACAAGAGAAG ACCAAAGAAGGAAGTAAACGGAAGACCATCGGTTCCGGACAGATATGTTTAA